From a region of the Hypanus sabinus isolate sHypSab1 chromosome 2, sHypSab1.hap1, whole genome shotgun sequence genome:
- the LOC132379889 gene encoding uncharacterized protein DDB_G0292642-like isoform X1, producing MSNDSNDNRLKFVKRPDEITGDDDPNVYRVEMSCGHAVDPISLTEWCRIRISEGHFKFHCPALIDGTNKGCGKEWSYVEVCRHALLSVEERQDFEEKIATLTASSYCEYKQCPRCGTYVERKDETNVSVTCSICTAIDGIPLEFCWQCMKEWKGPGPRSDKCDNEGCINIQLETLKNCDTKILPDSNIQNCPIIRACPTCGLLIEHKDKCKYIMCVRCHVEFCFACLSTKAICSESSEYSRYCAIPVAPRQTSIPVWNRTEDQASKPTSDSYSFGSPNPTLNYILNLVQNPIQNPVQNPTLNSNSHPKDQSCTLL from the exons ATGTCCAATGATTCCAACGACAACAGATTGAAATTTGTTAAGCGACCGGACGAGATCACAG GAGATGATGACCCGAATGTTTACAGAGTGGAAATGTCCTGTGGACACGCTGTGGATCCCATTTCACTCACGGAATGGTGTCGGATCCGTATCAGCGAG GGTCATTTCAAATTCCACTGCCCTGCATTAATAGATGGGACAAATAAAGGCTGTGGAAAGGAATGGTCCTACGTGGAGGTGTGCAGACACGCATTGCTCTCTGTTGAGGAACGACAGGATTTTGAAGAGAAGATTGCCACTCTCACTGCTTCAAGTTACTGTGAATACAAACAG TGTCCTAGGTGTGGGACTTACGTGGAACGGAAAGATGAGACAAACGTATCAGTGACTTGTTCAATCTGCACGGCCATCGATGGAATCCCTTTGGAATTTTGCTGGCAATGTATGAAGGAGTGGAAAGGCCCAGGTCCGCGATCTGATAAATGTGATAATGAAGGATGCATTAATATCCAGCTGGAAACCTTGAAGAACTGTGACACAAAAATTTTACCTGACAGCAATATTCAAAATTGTCCTATAATCCGTGCTTGTCCCACTTGTGGTTTGCTTATAGAACATAAAGATAAGTGCAAATATATCATGTGTGTCAGATGCCATGTGGAATTTTGCTTTGCCTGCCTTAGCACAAAGGCAATTTGCAGTGAATCATCTGAGTATTCTCGTTATTGTGCTATACCTGTAGCCCCAAGGCAAACAAGTATTCCAGTGTGGAATCGTACTGAAGATCAGGCCTCCAAACCCACTTCAGATTCCTATTCATTTGGCAGTCCAAATCCCACTCTAAATTATATTCTAAATCTTGTTCAAAATCCCATTCAAAATCCTGTTCAGAATCCAACTTTAAATTCTAACAGCCATCCCAAGGACCAAAGTTGTACGCTTCTATGA
- the LOC132379889 gene encoding uncharacterized protein DDB_G0292642-like isoform X2 produces the protein MSCGHAVDPISLTEWCRIRISEGHFKFHCPALIDGTNKGCGKEWSYVEVCRHALLSVEERQDFEEKIATLTASSYCEYKQCPRCGTYVERKDETNVSVTCSICTAIDGIPLEFCWQCMKEWKGPGPRSDKCDNEGCINIQLETLKNCDTKILPDSNIQNCPIIRACPTCGLLIEHKDKCKYIMCVRCHVEFCFACLSTKAICSESSEYSRYCAIPVAPRQTSIPVWNRTEDQASKPTSDSYSFGSPNPTLNYILNLVQNPIQNPVQNPTLNSNSHPKDQSCTLL, from the exons ATGTCCTGTGGACACGCTGTGGATCCCATTTCACTCACGGAATGGTGTCGGATCCGTATCAGCGAG GGTCATTTCAAATTCCACTGCCCTGCATTAATAGATGGGACAAATAAAGGCTGTGGAAAGGAATGGTCCTACGTGGAGGTGTGCAGACACGCATTGCTCTCTGTTGAGGAACGACAGGATTTTGAAGAGAAGATTGCCACTCTCACTGCTTCAAGTTACTGTGAATACAAACAG TGTCCTAGGTGTGGGACTTACGTGGAACGGAAAGATGAGACAAACGTATCAGTGACTTGTTCAATCTGCACGGCCATCGATGGAATCCCTTTGGAATTTTGCTGGCAATGTATGAAGGAGTGGAAAGGCCCAGGTCCGCGATCTGATAAATGTGATAATGAAGGATGCATTAATATCCAGCTGGAAACCTTGAAGAACTGTGACACAAAAATTTTACCTGACAGCAATATTCAAAATTGTCCTATAATCCGTGCTTGTCCCACTTGTGGTTTGCTTATAGAACATAAAGATAAGTGCAAATATATCATGTGTGTCAGATGCCATGTGGAATTTTGCTTTGCCTGCCTTAGCACAAAGGCAATTTGCAGTGAATCATCTGAGTATTCTCGTTATTGTGCTATACCTGTAGCCCCAAGGCAAACAAGTATTCCAGTGTGGAATCGTACTGAAGATCAGGCCTCCAAACCCACTTCAGATTCCTATTCATTTGGCAGTCCAAATCCCACTCTAAATTATATTCTAAATCTTGTTCAAAATCCCATTCAAAATCCTGTTCAGAATCCAACTTTAAATTCTAACAGCCATCCCAAGGACCAAAGTTGTACGCTTCTATGA